Genomic segment of Synechococcus sp. A15-28:
GACACACTCGAACTCTCCAGTGACGGCTCGCTGCTCTCGTCTCCGATTTGATCCGAAGCATGCCCTGGCACGACTGCAGTCACCAGCAACGCCTCGCCACACATCTCGGCCTCGGGGGGCTGGCGTTGACGCTGTTGCTGTGCCCCGCCACGACAGCCCAACAGGTCCAGAACGTTCCAGAAGCGCAATGCACTGCCACCGGCAACCCTGATCCCCTTTTGGGACCTCGCACCCGCATGCCGGGTCGCTGGGTCGGGCGGGGTGCGGTCAAGCCCGATCTCCCCATCGTGGTGATGGCCGGCCATGCCGATTCCCAGGGCATGGCCAGTGCCGGAACTCCGGGTTTCGCCGTGGACAAGCGGCGTCAAGCGCCGATGGATCCCCGCATGCGGGACGAGCTGTACTGGAATCTGCAGGTGCAGAAGGCCGTGGTGCGGCTGGGGCAAGCCCGGGGGCTCAACATCAGCGCTTACACACCGCCGGCCCTCACCATCCGCAACGACGAGGACCCACGAACCAACTGGTCCCAGGCCAAGAAACGTTCAGCCCGCGGCGAGTACATCCTGGAAATCCACTTCGACGCCTACCGGCCCCACGGCTTCGGATCAGGCTTGATCCCGGCAATCAATCGACCTCTCAATGCCGTGGACGAGAGCCTTGCCCAGGCCTTCGGTCGGTTCCCCCGCCTCTTCCGGGGCGGCCTCGGCGGTCCCCGTCGTGGCATCGGCATTCTCGAGATCGCGATGCTGGAGCCGCCGCTGGAGGACAAGCTGCGTGCCCCCAACACCCGCCCTCAGACCCTGAACTGCATCGCCGAGCGGGTGGTGAACGCCCTGGTTCAGGGGGTCAGTTGATGGCGCCGTGGGGACGGCAGCGATCCTCCAGGGATGCATCCCCCAACCAGTCCTGGGGTTTGGTGAACAGCTCCGTCAGCAACGCCTCTCTGGAGCCCGCATCGGCCGTGTAGCCGTACTCCCAGCGCACCAGGGGCGGCAGTGACATCAGGATCGACTCGGTGCGCCCGTTGGTCTGAAGTCCGAAGATCGTGCCTCGGTCCCAGACCAGGTTGAACTCCACGTAACGGCCGCGGCGATAGAGCTGGAACTGACGCTCGCGATCGCCGTAGGCCATGGGATGACGCTTCTCCACGATCGGCGCATAGGACGGCAGGAAAGCCCGGCCGTTGGCCTGACCGAGGGCGAACAGCTGTTCCCAGCCCAGGGGGCGCGCCCCCAGCTGTGCCGACACCCCGGCGGCTGGACCTGAGGGGTCCTGCCCCTTGTAGAGCACACCGCTGGAATCCTGATAGTCGTAGAAGATTCCACCGACGCCCCGGGTCTCTCCACGGTGCTTCAGGAAGAAGTACTCATCGCACCAGGGCTTGAACACCTTGTGCAGGTCTGGATGCACCGAATCGCAGGCCGCCTGATGGGTGCGATGAAAGTGGCGGGCATCCTCCAGAAAGGGGTAGTAGGGCGTGAGATCAGCCCCACCGCCGAACCACCACACCGGGCCGGCCTCGAAATAGCGGTAGTTGAGGTGAACCGTGGGGATGTATGGATTGCGCGGATGCAGCACCATCGAGGTGCCGGTGGCGAACCAGGGATGCCCCTTGGCCTCAGGGCGCTGCTTGAGGATCGACGGTGGCAGCTCCTGGCCCTGCACTTCCGAGAAGTTGACGCCGCCCTGCTCGAAGACCCGGCCCTCACGCATCACCCTGGACCGGCCACCACCACCCTCAGGCCGCTCCCAACTTTCTTCAACGAATCTCCCTTCCCCATCGAGAGACTCGAGACCAGCGCAGATCTCGTCCTGCAACCCCATCACCATCGCCCGAGCGCGGGCCCGTGAATCCTCGGGTGGCAGCTCCAGTGCAGGTCCATGGCCCTGCGGGCGGCCAAGCAGGCGTCGAACCAGGGAGCGAACCATGAAGCCAGACCAATCGATCGCTGAACCTAAACAGGCGAAGCCAGCCCAAGACAACACTCCGTCAGGGACTGTCACGGGAGGACGCACCTAGGATCCAGCCCGCAGCAGCACAACCAGATGGTTTCGGTCGAGCAGATCAACGGCGTTCTTGCTCAGATCCAGGATGCGGGCAGCGGTCGTGCCGTCACGGAACTCGGCTGGATTGACCAGATCCGCGTGGAGGGGGCCCGGGTGGTGTTCCGACTCGCCCTGCCTGGTTTTGCTCAGGGGCAGCGGGAACGGATTGCCGAGGAATCCCGACAGGCGTTGTTGAACTTGAACGGCATCGACGATATTCAGATCGAACTGGGCCAGGCCCCCAGCCAGGGGGGAATCGGTCAGGCAGGCCACGGACAACCGGCGGAGCGTCAGCCCATTCCAGGGGTGCGTCAGGTGATCGCCGTCAGCAGCGGCAAGGGCGGCGTCGGCAAGAGCACCGTGGCGGTGAATCTGGCCTGTGCCCTGGCGCAGCAAGGGCTGCGGGTGGGCCTTCTCGATGCCGACATCTACGGCCCGAATGCGCCGACGATGCTCGGGGTGGCTGATCGCACGCCAGAGGTGCACGGCAGTGGGGACAACCAGCAGATGGTGCCGATCGAGAGCTGTGGCATCGCCATGGTGTCCATGGGGTTGCTGATTGATGAGCACCAGCCGGTGATTTGGCGTGGTCCGATGCTGAACGGCATCATCCGTCAGTTCCTCTACCAGGCCGATTGGGGTGAACGGGATGTTCTGGTGGTGGATCTCCCCCCCGGCACCGGAGAC
This window contains:
- the hemF gene encoding oxygen-dependent coproporphyrinogen oxidase, whose translation is MVRSLVRRLLGRPQGHGPALELPPEDSRARARAMVMGLQDEICAGLESLDGEGRFVEESWERPEGGGGRSRVMREGRVFEQGGVNFSEVQGQELPPSILKQRPEAKGHPWFATGTSMVLHPRNPYIPTVHLNYRYFEAGPVWWFGGGADLTPYYPFLEDARHFHRTHQAACDSVHPDLHKVFKPWCDEYFFLKHRGETRGVGGIFYDYQDSSGVLYKGQDPSGPAAGVSAQLGARPLGWEQLFALGQANGRAFLPSYAPIVEKRHPMAYGDRERQFQLYRRGRYVEFNLVWDRGTIFGLQTNGRTESILMSLPPLVRWEYGYTADAGSREALLTELFTKPQDWLGDASLEDRCRPHGAIN
- a CDS encoding Mrp/NBP35 family ATP-binding protein, which translates into the protein MVSVEQINGVLAQIQDAGSGRAVTELGWIDQIRVEGARVVFRLALPGFAQGQRERIAEESRQALLNLNGIDDIQIELGQAPSQGGIGQAGHGQPAERQPIPGVRQVIAVSSGKGGVGKSTVAVNLACALAQQGLRVGLLDADIYGPNAPTMLGVADRTPEVHGSGDNQQMVPIESCGIAMVSMGLLIDEHQPVIWRGPMLNGIIRQFLYQADWGERDVLVVDLPPGTGDAQLSLAQAVPMAGVVIVTTPQQVSLQDARRGLAMFRQLGIPVLGVAENMSAFIPPDRPEQRYALFGSGGGATLAADYDVPLLAQIPMEMPVQEGGDSGRPIVISRPDSTSALEFQGLAQRVLQQVTATA
- a CDS encoding N-acetylmuramoyl-L-alanine amidase, whose product is MPWHDCSHQQRLATHLGLGGLALTLLLCPATTAQQVQNVPEAQCTATGNPDPLLGPRTRMPGRWVGRGAVKPDLPIVVMAGHADSQGMASAGTPGFAVDKRRQAPMDPRMRDELYWNLQVQKAVVRLGQARGLNISAYTPPALTIRNDEDPRTNWSQAKKRSARGEYILEIHFDAYRPHGFGSGLIPAINRPLNAVDESLAQAFGRFPRLFRGGLGGPRRGIGILEIAMLEPPLEDKLRAPNTRPQTLNCIAERVVNALVQGVS